Genomic window (Allostreptomyces psammosilenae):
GCCACGTGGCCCAGGTGCGCAGGGTGCTGGTGGAGGCCCTCAGCCCGGAGGACCTGCGGGAACTGCGCCGGCTCAACGAGCGCATCATCGCCCGCCTGGACGACCTGGAGTCCGGCTGCCCGGCACCGCCCCACGAGGGGTGACCACCGGAGCCGGGGCGCCGACGCCTCCGGTGGGGCACCTCCGCGCCGCGCGGCGGAGGCGGGGCCGCCCCCTCGGGCTCCGGGGCCGCGCCGGCGGCATTCCACGCCGTCCGACCTAGCGACTTCGCCGCTACCCGCGCGTATCCTCCCTCGCATGGGGGACCAGACGCGCATCCCCGCCGACCACCGAGCCGCAGAGGAGACCTGGCGGGTACGCATCCGCAGCGTCGACGGCGGGATCCTGGGGGCGGGAATCCTGCTGGGCACCGACGCGGTACTGACCTGCGCCCACGTCGTCGCCCCGGCGGACCGGCGGGTCCTGGTGGACCTCGCCGGGGGCGGCACCCCGGTGGGGGCGCGGGTCCGCGAGGACGGCTGGGTGCCGGAGCTCGACGACCACTGCGGCGACGTGGCGCTGCTCCGGCTGGAACGCCCGCAGCGCGCGGACGGCGCCGCCCGGCTGTACCGCCTGCCACCGAGCGGCAACCGGCGCGTCCGCATGTACGGCTACCCGCACGGCCTGGACGACGGCATGTACGTGCAGGCCCGCCTCGCCGGTACCGCCGGCCCGCGCTGGGAGTGGGTGCAGATGGACCCCGAGCGGCCGGGCGAGTTGGTGCAGCGGGGGTTCAGCGGGGCGGCGGTGACCGACCAGCTGAGCGGACACGTCATCGGCATGGTGGTGGGCTTCTTCCACGACGGCTCGTCGCTGGGCGCCTCGTTCATGATCCCCACCGAGACGATCCTGCGTCACCTGCCGCAGGTGCGGCGGTGGGTCGACGGCGAGGAGGCGGTGGACGTGTCGCTGGCCTCACGGCCGGGCGCCCGTCCCCCCGATCCCGACTTCGCGGCCCGGATCGCCGGCTGGCTGGGCGGACGGGAGGACGCCTCCGCCGTGCGGATCACCGTGGTCGAGCCCACCGACGCCACCCGCTCGACGGCGCTGCGCCGGGCCATCGGCCTCGCCGTCCGGGAACCGCCACCCGGCTCCACCGCCCGGGCCGTCCCCCCGGCCGCCGCCACCCGGGGCACCGGGGCCGCCG
Coding sequences:
- a CDS encoding S1 family peptidase, with amino-acid sequence MGDQTRIPADHRAAEETWRVRIRSVDGGILGAGILLGTDAVLTCAHVVAPADRRVLVDLAGGGTPVGARVREDGWVPELDDHCGDVALLRLERPQRADGAARLYRLPPSGNRRVRMYGYPHGLDDGMYVQARLAGTAGPRWEWVQMDPERPGELVQRGFSGAAVTDQLSGHVIGMVVGFFHDGSSLGASFMIPTETILRHLPQVRRWVDGEEAVDVSLASRPGARPPDPDFAARIAGWLGGREDASAVRITVVEPTDATRSTALRRAIGLAVREPPPGSTARAVPPAAATRGTGAAAGTEPGLPPSTVPPVGSLDLAIDVAGRTVGEVATRVADRMVGRLDASSPTDRIRVSAVPLTILVDGVDDAVDPMALLGLLGLLVAQGCRLLLVFHRSTSPSLRHAEAELVVRPALARIADLLERVAAVEEEVRRRRAYVARRVADVPPAPDTAFGLRIGLTTLRQADPLRDHRRLVEDLPRYERAALAARARAEETGRRLEELLGRRDELRGRLGAYQAMLADHGRAECLEAATAYRDAHHLLYDGRCDLAAADAAVAAFVRAVEHCVRRCPDPGTGATR